In one Umezawaea sp. Da 62-37 genomic region, the following are encoded:
- a CDS encoding acyltransferase, translating into MTTPTHADYLAQRRFPGLDGLRAIAASLVVLFHFEGPDILQGWIGVHLFFVLSGFLITTLLLREHDRAGRVALVDFYLRRAFRILPVYFLVLAAIVVGCLLAGTFRSSGLGAALPLQLTLFNEFTQNNPYGHSWTLGTEQKFYLCWPLLAFVGSASTFRRFGVAAAGAVAALALVPLTLDQSSPNWTLGYFSILVGCLVALVLHHPRGHAVLRPLTGPVASVAVAVAFVAFHLSVRTIAPVLGDWFGVPASMAVTPVYALACAVLLPAAISAGPVARMLSTRPMRFVGDRSYSLYLVQGIAGGAVALVGSFGDAHPLVVLAVALVMAHVLHRVVELPMIAVGRRVVARRGARPGAVTPVPAR; encoded by the coding sequence ATGACGACACCAACCCACGCCGACTACCTGGCGCAGCGCAGGTTCCCCGGCCTCGACGGGCTGCGGGCGATCGCGGCGAGCTTGGTCGTGCTCTTCCACTTCGAGGGGCCGGACATCTTGCAGGGGTGGATCGGTGTGCACCTGTTCTTCGTGCTGTCCGGCTTCCTGATCACCACTCTGCTGCTGCGCGAGCACGACCGCGCCGGCCGCGTCGCGCTGGTCGACTTCTACCTGCGCCGGGCGTTCCGGATCCTGCCGGTGTACTTCCTCGTGCTGGCCGCGATCGTGGTCGGCTGCCTGCTCGCCGGAACGTTCCGCAGCAGCGGGCTCGGTGCGGCGCTGCCCCTGCAGCTGACGTTGTTCAACGAGTTCACGCAGAACAACCCGTACGGCCACTCGTGGACGTTGGGCACCGAGCAGAAGTTCTACCTGTGCTGGCCGCTGCTCGCGTTCGTCGGCTCCGCGTCGACGTTCCGCCGGTTCGGCGTCGCGGCGGCGGGTGCCGTCGCGGCGCTGGCGCTGGTGCCACTCACCCTCGACCAGTCGTCGCCGAACTGGACGCTCGGCTACTTCTCCATCCTGGTGGGCTGCCTGGTCGCGCTGGTCCTGCACCACCCCCGCGGCCACGCGGTCCTGCGGCCGCTGACCGGCCCCGTGGCGTCCGTCGCCGTCGCCGTGGCGTTCGTGGCCTTCCACCTGTCCGTGAGGACGATCGCCCCGGTGCTCGGCGACTGGTTCGGTGTCCCCGCGTCGATGGCGGTCACCCCGGTGTACGCCCTGGCGTGCGCGGTCCTGCTGCCCGCGGCGATCTCCGCGGGGCCGGTGGCCCGGATGCTGTCCACCAGGCCGATGCGGTTCGTCGGCGACCGGTCCTACTCGCTGTACCTGGTGCAGGGCATCGCCGGGGGCGCCGTCGCGCTGGTCGGGTCGTTCGGTGACGCGCACCCGCTCGTCGTGCTGGCTGTGGCGCTGGTGATGGCGCACGTCCTGCACCGCGTGGTCGAGCTGCCGATGATCGCCGTCGGCCGTCGGGTCGTGGCCCGTCGCGGCGCCCGGCCCGGCGCCGTCACGCCCGTGCCCGCTCGATGA
- a CDS encoding response regulator transcription factor, translating to MARVLLIEDDQAVRNALEFALRRQGHHLSTAESGEDGLVLLREVVPDIVVLDVMLPGIDGFEVCRRVRAMGEVPVVMLTARGDDFDVVGGLEAGADDYVVKPVEPRVLDARLRAVLRRTERDSARSTDVFGDLVIDRAALTVHKAGRPVGLTPTELRLLLELSRSPGQVLSREQLLRSVWEHDYLGDSRLVNACVQRLRTKVEDVPSAPVFVRTVRGFGYRFGPL from the coding sequence GTGGCTCGTGTTCTGCTGATCGAGGACGATCAAGCCGTCCGGAACGCCCTGGAGTTCGCGCTGCGCCGGCAAGGGCACCACCTGTCCACGGCGGAGAGCGGAGAAGACGGATTAGTGCTGCTGCGGGAGGTGGTGCCGGACATCGTCGTGCTCGACGTGATGCTGCCGGGGATCGACGGGTTCGAGGTGTGCAGGCGGGTGCGGGCGATGGGTGAGGTGCCCGTCGTGATGCTCACCGCCCGCGGCGACGACTTCGACGTCGTCGGCGGGTTGGAGGCGGGAGCGGACGACTACGTCGTCAAACCGGTGGAGCCGAGGGTGCTCGACGCACGGCTGCGGGCCGTGCTGCGGCGCACCGAACGGGACAGCGCACGCAGCACCGACGTGTTCGGTGACCTGGTGATCGATCGGGCCGCGCTGACCGTGCACAAGGCGGGTCGGCCGGTGGGCTTGACGCCGACCGAGTTGCGGCTGCTGCTGGAGCTGTCCCGTTCGCCGGGCCAGGTCCTGTCCCGTGAGCAGCTGCTGCGGTCGGTGTGGGAGCACGACTACCTGGGCGACTCGCGGTTGGTCAACGCGTGCGTGCAGCGGTTGCGGACGAAGGTGGAGGACGTGCCGTCCGCACCGGTGTTCGTGCGGACCGTGCGCGGCTTCGGCTACCGGTTCGGGCCGCTGTGA
- a CDS encoding HAMP domain-containing sensor histidine kinase encodes MKVFRFGLRTRLLIAFALVSAFTGAAVAAGSYLQLRDLVLTAAQDKMVSRFRTDIEREVVLDHSPSHAELAELADRLKAVVVFADDHADGNGITFQDVPSHLLGEVRLLRKTMVQRVVDDDGHAYAFVGATLGQGHGADPGVQFYRRHDFEDQRDVIARFPNAALLLVLVSLLPAFALALIAARGVLRPVRALRAGVRRVADGELDTRLTASGTDELADLVRTFNTMAAELERTVEELRRMDERSRRFVADVSHELRTPLTAMTAVVDALDEEPLTGDTSIAAGMVSTETRKLRTLVEDLIEISRFDAGVAALRTEPVDLPTLVAATLAARGWTDLVEVDLPVELVCQVDRRRIDVVLANLVSNAFRHGATPVTVELRSTADEVVVVVADSGPGLPEDVSPHVFERFYKADSARGRSDGSGLGLAIAWENVRLHGGSMETGNVPDSGARFTVRLPRDRP; translated from the coding sequence GTGAAGGTGTTCCGGTTCGGGCTGCGCACCCGGTTGCTGATCGCGTTCGCGCTGGTGTCGGCGTTCACCGGAGCGGCCGTGGCCGCCGGGTCCTACCTGCAGTTGCGCGACCTCGTCCTCACGGCGGCCCAGGACAAGATGGTGTCGCGGTTCCGCACGGACATCGAGCGGGAGGTCGTGCTGGACCATTCGCCCTCGCACGCCGAGCTCGCGGAGTTGGCGGACCGGCTCAAGGCGGTGGTGGTCTTCGCGGACGACCACGCGGACGGCAACGGGATCACCTTCCAGGACGTGCCGTCGCACCTGCTGGGCGAGGTGCGTCTCCTGCGGAAGACGATGGTGCAGCGCGTCGTGGACGACGACGGTCACGCGTACGCGTTCGTGGGAGCGACGCTGGGCCAAGGCCACGGGGCCGATCCCGGCGTGCAGTTCTACCGGCGGCACGACTTCGAAGACCAGCGGGACGTGATCGCCCGGTTCCCCAACGCCGCGCTGCTGCTCGTGCTGGTATCGCTGCTGCCCGCGTTCGCGCTCGCGCTGATCGCGGCCCGAGGGGTGCTGCGGCCGGTGCGGGCGCTGCGGGCGGGCGTGCGCCGAGTCGCCGACGGCGAACTCGACACCCGGCTGACCGCAAGTGGCACCGACGAGCTGGCCGACCTGGTCCGCACGTTCAACACCATGGCCGCGGAGCTGGAGCGCACCGTCGAGGAGCTGCGGCGGATGGACGAGAGGTCGCGGCGGTTCGTGGCGGACGTGTCGCACGAGCTGCGCACACCGCTGACGGCGATGACCGCCGTCGTCGACGCGCTGGATGAAGAGCCGCTCACCGGGGACACCTCGATAGCGGCCGGGATGGTCAGCACCGAGACGCGGAAGCTGAGGACGCTGGTGGAGGACCTGATCGAGATCTCCCGGTTCGACGCCGGGGTGGCGGCACTGCGGACCGAGCCGGTCGACCTCCCGACGCTCGTGGCGGCGACCCTGGCCGCGCGCGGCTGGACCGACCTGGTCGAGGTGGACCTGCCCGTCGAACTGGTGTGCCAGGTGGACAGACGGCGGATCGACGTGGTGCTGGCGAACCTGGTGAGCAACGCCTTCAGGCACGGTGCCACACCCGTCACCGTCGAGCTGCGCTCGACAGCGGACGAGGTCGTCGTGGTGGTTGCCGACTCCGGACCCGGACTCCCCGAAGACGTGTCGCCGCACGTGTTCGAGCGGTTCTACAAGGCCGACTCCGCCCGCGGTCGTTCGGACGGCAGCGGGCTCGGGCTGGCCATCGCGTGGGAGAACGTCCGCCTGCACGGCGGTTCGATGGAGACGGGGAACGTGCCTGACTCGGGCGCCCGGTTCACCGTGCGCTTGCCGCGGGACCGGCCGTGA
- a CDS encoding YrhB domain-containing protein codes for MDMTTVDPADLSGRARAWVRRTYGDLVVLADTEPIRTTDRMALFGCRYAHAREPMLAATVGVPTYGRSPFPVANAKPLDEESNLAWSPEESEPWRWRVNARNSVVAVDSVLDGSPASACAWHPADEAPGWWDRLLSRHFPAAEVVGCSTWSQVGQAIVDGGPGTRGVVWLRRHLAGQELTGHLLYARHDEETGQAAVVDPLTGTLAAVDDREVDSLVLARFHRPIPPPDMRSITPWVASATDFRAAVTKAESWLDFVYGGQVTLVSPDPADETRRGWLFACTTVRFHETGDWRHQMLDAALVVPKAVGETPFGLPNHDPWRWLREWNAGAAGLPAPPTPGEVFWFSSMYEQVGRLRGGTPHPHWVGALEEIRGFPGDSLALIWMRREDAQGRETVGQLLWAVSEDDEVHVTGPATESGSLPVDDHPFELRVFRIGSPA; via the coding sequence ATGGACATGACGACGGTTGACCCGGCCGACTTGAGCGGGCGGGCACGGGCATGGGTGAGGCGCACCTACGGCGATCTCGTCGTGCTCGCCGACACCGAACCGATCCGCACGACCGACCGGATGGCGCTCTTCGGTTGCCGGTACGCGCATGCGCGGGAGCCGATGTTGGCGGCCACGGTCGGCGTCCCGACATACGGTCGCAGTCCTTTTCCGGTGGCCAACGCCAAGCCTCTTGACGAGGAGAGCAACCTGGCGTGGTCGCCCGAGGAGTCCGAACCGTGGCGGTGGCGGGTCAACGCCCGCAACAGCGTCGTTGCCGTCGACTCGGTGCTGGACGGCAGCCCCGCGTCCGCATGTGCGTGGCACCCGGCCGACGAAGCTCCTGGATGGTGGGACAGGTTGCTCTCCCGGCATTTCCCCGCAGCCGAGGTGGTCGGATGTTCGACCTGGTCGCAGGTTGGACAGGCCATTGTGGATGGTGGACCGGGAACGCGCGGAGTGGTGTGGCTGCGGCGCCACCTCGCCGGTCAGGAGCTGACCGGCCACCTGTTGTACGCCCGCCACGACGAGGAGACCGGGCAGGCGGCCGTCGTCGATCCGCTGACCGGCACCCTGGCAGCAGTAGATGATCGTGAAGTCGACAGCCTTGTGCTGGCGCGGTTCCACCGGCCGATCCCTCCACCGGACATGCGTTCGATCACTCCATGGGTCGCGTCTGCCACCGACTTCCGGGCCGCGGTGACGAAGGCGGAGAGTTGGCTGGACTTCGTGTACGGGGGGCAGGTCACGCTGGTCAGCCCGGATCCGGCTGACGAGACCCGGCGCGGATGGTTGTTCGCCTGCACCACGGTGCGCTTCCACGAAACCGGTGACTGGCGCCACCAGATGCTCGATGCCGCGTTGGTCGTGCCGAAGGCTGTCGGGGAGACGCCGTTCGGGTTGCCCAACCACGACCCGTGGAGGTGGCTGCGGGAATGGAACGCCGGTGCCGCAGGGCTGCCGGCGCCACCGACGCCAGGAGAGGTGTTCTGGTTCAGTTCGATGTACGAACAGGTCGGCAGGTTGCGCGGCGGGACCCCGCATCCGCACTGGGTCGGCGCGCTGGAGGAAATCAGGGGTTTTCCCGGTGACTCGCTCGCCCTGATCTGGATGCGCCGCGAAGACGCCCAGGGCCGTGAGACCGTCGGGCAACTGTTGTGGGCGGTCAGCGAGGACGACGAGGTCCACGTCACGGGCCCGGCCACGGAAAGCGGCTCGCTCCCGGTCGACGACCATCCCTTCGAACTGCGGGTGTTCCGGATCGGGAGCCCGGCGTGA
- a CDS encoding pectate lyase, giving the protein MKRSVAWRIPAVMVVLAVATSTSVVLAMSPASAAAGAATGYASQNGGTTGGQGGATVRATTGTQIHQALCSRASSSTPIVIEVSGTINHGNTAKVSGSSCETAAGVIELKRISNVTIIGAGAGAVFDQLGIHIRESRNIIIRNVTVRNVKKSGSPTSNGGDAIGMESDVRNVWVDHVNLLASGGEEQGYDGLFDVKDNTQYVTLSYSILRNSGRGGLVGSSESDLSNGFITYHHNLYENIDSRAPLLRGGTAHMYNNHYVGLAKSGINSRAGAKAKVDNNYFKNSLDVLGTFYTTEAGYWQVSGNVFDNVTWSAPSSDHKPAGPDVKSTTTVSVPYSFTLDQGNCVPNIVSRTAGANTGLRESDGNC; this is encoded by the coding sequence ATGAAACGATCAGTCGCATGGCGGATCCCCGCGGTCATGGTCGTGTTGGCCGTCGCGACCTCGACCAGCGTGGTGCTGGCGATGTCACCGGCGTCGGCGGCGGCCGGCGCCGCGACCGGCTACGCGTCCCAGAACGGCGGGACCACCGGCGGCCAGGGTGGGGCAACGGTTCGGGCCACGACGGGAACCCAGATCCACCAGGCCCTGTGCAGTCGGGCGAGCAGCAGCACGCCGATCGTCATCGAGGTCTCGGGCACGATCAACCACGGCAACACCGCCAAGGTTTCGGGCAGCAGCTGCGAAACCGCCGCCGGCGTGATCGAGCTCAAGCGGATCAGCAACGTCACCATCATCGGCGCCGGAGCCGGAGCCGTCTTCGACCAGTTGGGCATCCACATCCGCGAGTCCCGCAACATCATCATCCGTAACGTGACCGTCCGGAACGTCAAGAAGTCTGGCTCTCCCACGTCCAACGGCGGCGACGCCATCGGGATGGAGAGCGACGTCCGCAACGTCTGGGTCGACCACGTCAACCTTCTGGCGTCCGGTGGTGAGGAGCAAGGCTACGACGGCCTGTTCGACGTGAAGGACAACACCCAGTACGTGACCCTGTCCTACAGCATCCTGCGCAACTCCGGCCGCGGCGGGCTGGTCGGGTCCAGTGAGAGCGACCTCTCGAACGGGTTCATCACCTACCACCACAACCTGTACGAGAACATCGACTCCCGTGCGCCTCTGCTGCGGGGCGGCACCGCCCACATGTACAATAACCACTACGTCGGCCTGGCCAAGTCCGGCATCAACTCGCGCGCCGGTGCCAAGGCCAAGGTGGACAACAACTACTTCAAGAACTCCCTTGACGTCCTCGGCACCTTCTACACCACCGAGGCCGGCTACTGGCAGGTCAGCGGCAACGTCTTCGACAACGTGACGTGGTCCGCCCCGAGCAGCGATCACAAGCCCGCCGGTCCGGACGTCAAGTCCACCACCACCGTCTCCGTGCCCTACAGCTTCACCCTCGACCAGGGCAACTGCGTGCCGAACATCGTGAGCCGCACGGCGGGCGCCAACACGGGTCTGAGGGAGTCGGACGGCAACTGCTAG